The Castanea sativa cultivar Marrone di Chiusa Pesio chromosome 11, ASM4071231v1 genome contains a region encoding:
- the LOC142614808 gene encoding receptor kinase-like protein Xa21 isoform X2 produces the protein MIASTFVNGEGLPVVVDIRGSLGWTCCNFRNWLSGRIPPSIFNLSSLQKFDVGGNQIQGHLPLDIGITLQNIKVLSIYANQFTGPIPVSISNASNLWLLQLHENNLSGKVPSLEKLNKLSLFFIYFNQLGNGGANDLSFLCSLTNATYLRFVLIQVNNFGGELPKCIVNFSTTLTKLVLSNNKISGNIPIGIGNLTNLDLLAMENNKLSGHIPFEIEKLQKLQYLALSANNFCGNIPSSLGNLTILTTLYLDHNNLQGSIPLSLVKCENMIDLDLSENNLNGTISYQVIGLSFSAISLDLSANKFTGVLPIEVENLKNLERLDISENMLFGKIPTSLGSCVKLEYLAMSSNFFQGVIPSSLELLRGLQLLDLSKNNFSGNIPKFLESFIFLKLLNLSYNNFEGEVPTNGVFKNISATVIKGNSKLCGGMPKFDLPVCKYNKPKKRKLTLSLKLIISILCGLFGITLVISFLLLFSFKRKRRESILNNSQNLLLNVSYQSLLKATDAFSSTNLIGVGSFGSVYRGILGHDRCIVAVKVLNLLHRGASRSFIAECEALRNIRHQNLLKVLTVCSGVDYQGHDFKALVYEFMTNGSLDEWLHPISRTNEVLEEQRNLNLLQRLNIAIDVANALEYLHYHCHAPIVHCDLKPSNVLLDDEMIGHVGDFGLARFLLEATECHANQSSSIGLRGTIGYAPPEYGLGNEVSTCGDVYSYGILLLEMFTGKRPTDNIFKDNLNLHDFVKGALPERVINVVDPIILWEREGMETRTNDTHIQNRIGSPKILECLILIFGIGVSCSMESPRERMNMIDAVAQLHLIREKLLRTRRRGERVI, from the exons ATGATAGCATCCACTTTTGTCAATGGCGAGGGGTTACCTGTGGTCGTCGACATCAGAGGGTCATTGGGTTGGACCTGCTGCAATTTTCGGAACTG GTTGTCTGGAAGAATTCCTCCCTCAATCTTCAATTTGTCTTCGTTACAGAAGTTTGATGTAGGAGGCAACCAAATCCAAGGGCACCTACCCTTGGACATAGGAATCACCCTACAAAATATCAAAGTTTTAAGCATTTATGCCAATCAATTTACTGGACCTATCCCTGTTTCAATATCTAATGCCTCAAATCTATGGCTGCTTCAACTTcatgaaaataatttaagtgGAAAAGTTCCTTCTTTGGAGAAGTTAAACAAactttcactattttttatatactttaaCCAGCTTGGAAATGGAGGGGCAAATGACTTGAGTTTTCTCTGTTCTTTGACAAATGCCACATATCTAAGGTTTGTGTTGATACAAGTAAATAACTTTGGGGGAGAGTTGCCCAAGTGCATTGTCAATTTCTCAACTACTCTCACCAAATTGGttctaagtaataataaaatatctgGAAACATTCCTATTGGAATAGGAAATTTGACGAATTTGGATCTACTAGCTATGGAGAACAATAAATTATCAGGTCATATtccttttgaaattgaaaagctACAAAAGTTACAATATTTGGCTTTATCTGCAAACAATTTCTGCGGGAacattccatcttctcttggaaATTTAACTATTTTGACAACTTTGTATTTAGACCATAATAATCTTCAAGGAAGCATCCCCTTAAGTCTAGTCAAGTGTGAAAATATGATTGATTTGGATCTTTCTGAAAACAATCTCAATGGTACAATATCATATCAAGTAATTGGTCTCTCATTCTCAGCAATTTCTCTAGACTTGTCAGCCAACAAATTTACTGGTGTCCTTCCTATAGaagtagaaaatttaaaaaatttagaacgCTTGGATATTTCTGAAAACATGTTGTTTGGAAAAATTCCAACAAGCCTTGGTAGCTGTGTAAAACTAGAATATCTAGCCATGAGTAGCAACTTCTTTCAAGGGGTCATTCCTTCATCTTTGGAATTATTAAGGGGCcttcaacttttagatctttctaaaaacaatttctctggcaatattccaaaatttttggagAGCTTTATCTTCTTGAAGTTATTGAATTTGTCTTATAACAATTTCGAAGGGGAGGTACCAACAAATGGAGTTTTCAAGAACATTAGTGCAACCGTGATTAAGGGAAACAGTAAGTTATGTGGAGGCATGCCAAAGTTTGATCTTCCTGTATGTAAATACAATAAACCCAAGAAGAGGAAGTTGACTCTTTCCTTGAAGCTAATAATCTCTATACTTTGTGGCCTTTTTGGAATAACTTTGGTGATTTCATTTCTACTTCTCTTCtcttttaaaagaaagagaagggaaagtattttaaataattcacAAAATTTACTTTTGAATGTATCTTACCAAAGTCTCCTAAAAGCTACAGATGCATTTTCCTCCACTAATTTAATTGGTGTGGGAAGCTTTGGATCTGTGTATAGAGGAATTCTTGGTCATGATAGATGTATAGTTGCTGTCAAGGTGCTCAACCTTTTGCATCGTGGAGCTTCCAGAAGTTTTATTGCTGAATGTGAGGCTTTGCGAAACATCAGACATCAGAATTTGTTAAAGGTACTCACAGTATGTTCAGGTGTTGACTATCAAGGTCATGATTTCAAAGCTTTAGTATACGAGTTCATGACTAATGGCAGCCTAGACGAGTGGTTGCATCCAATTTCAAGAACAAATGAGGTTCTTGAGGAACAAAGGAATTTGAATCTTCTTCAAAGATTGAATATTGCTATTGATGTTGCAAATGCATTGGAATATCTTCATTATCATTGCCATGCACCAATTGTTCATTGTGACCTCAAGCCTAGCAATGTTCTTCTCGATGATGAAATGATTGGACATGTGGGGGACTTTGGCTTGGCAAGGTTCCTTCTTGAGGCCACCGAGTGTCATGCTAATCAATCAAGCTCTATTGGATTAAGAGGAACAATTGGTTATGCTCCTCCAG AATATGGTTTGGGAAACGAGGTGTCAACTTGTGGTGATGTCTACAGTTatggcatattattattggagATGTTCACAGGAAAAAGGCCTACGGATAACATATTCAAAGACAACTTGAACCTTCATGATTTTGTTAAAGGAGCATTGCCCGAACGAGTCATTAACGTTGTGGATCCTATTATACTTTGGGAAAGAGAAGGTATGGAAACAAGGACAAATGATACTCACATTCAAAATCGAATAGGAAGTCCCAAAATTCTGGAGTGCTTGATTTTGATATTTGGAATTGGAGTGTCTTGTTCTATGGAATCTCCAAGAGAAAGGATGAACATGATTGATGCTGTAGCTCAGTTGCATTTGATTAGAGAGAAACTCCTCAGAACTAGAAGACGTGGAGAAAGAGTAATTTAA
- the LOC142614808 gene encoding putative receptor-like protein kinase At3g47110 isoform X1, whose translation MGLSQWSLSPPSSSFFIHAFILLWWCGLLVTSVVGGNNETDRLALHEFKAKITHDPLQLLSSWNDSIHFCQWRGVTCGRRHQRVIGLDLLQFSELVGSISPHVGNLSFLKKLSLAGSSFHNEIPSEIDRLRRLQFLQLYNNTHIGKIPRNLSHCTNLKHINFGRNLLDGEIPTTLGTLSKLRRINFENNSLTGSIPPSFGNLSSLEVFVVAHNNLGGSIPHSFGQLTKLTTFYVEFNRLSGRIPPSIFNLSSLQKFDVGGNQIQGHLPLDIGITLQNIKVLSIYANQFTGPIPVSISNASNLWLLQLHENNLSGKVPSLEKLNKLSLFFIYFNQLGNGGANDLSFLCSLTNATYLRFVLIQVNNFGGELPKCIVNFSTTLTKLVLSNNKISGNIPIGIGNLTNLDLLAMENNKLSGHIPFEIEKLQKLQYLALSANNFCGNIPSSLGNLTILTTLYLDHNNLQGSIPLSLVKCENMIDLDLSENNLNGTISYQVIGLSFSAISLDLSANKFTGVLPIEVENLKNLERLDISENMLFGKIPTSLGSCVKLEYLAMSSNFFQGVIPSSLELLRGLQLLDLSKNNFSGNIPKFLESFIFLKLLNLSYNNFEGEVPTNGVFKNISATVIKGNSKLCGGMPKFDLPVCKYNKPKKRKLTLSLKLIISILCGLFGITLVISFLLLFSFKRKRRESILNNSQNLLLNVSYQSLLKATDAFSSTNLIGVGSFGSVYRGILGHDRCIVAVKVLNLLHRGASRSFIAECEALRNIRHQNLLKVLTVCSGVDYQGHDFKALVYEFMTNGSLDEWLHPISRTNEVLEEQRNLNLLQRLNIAIDVANALEYLHYHCHAPIVHCDLKPSNVLLDDEMIGHVGDFGLARFLLEATECHANQSSSIGLRGTIGYAPPEYGLGNEVSTCGDVYSYGILLLEMFTGKRPTDNIFKDNLNLHDFVKGALPERVINVVDPIILWEREGMETRTNDTHIQNRIGSPKILECLILIFGIGVSCSMESPRERMNMIDAVAQLHLIREKLLRTRRRGERVI comes from the exons ATGGGGCTTTCCCAGTGGAGTTTATCTCCACCgtcctcttcttttttcatacATGCTTTTATCCTTCTCTGGTGGTGTGGCTTGTTAGTCACCTCTGTTGTTGGCGGGAATAATGAGACGGATCGGTTGGCGTTGCATGAGTTCAAAGCCAAGATCACTCATGATCCTCTCCAGCTTCTGAGCTCTTGGAATGATAGCATCCACTTTTGTCAATGGCGAGGGGTTACCTGTGGTCGTCGACATCAGAGGGTCATTGGGTTGGACCTGCTGCAATTTTCGGAACTGGTAGGCTCTATATCACCACATGTTggtaatttaagttttttgaaaaaactatcaCTCGCAGGCAGTAGCTTTCATAATGAAATTCCTTCAGAAATTGACCGTTTACGCAGATTGCAATTCCTACAACTGTACAATAACACACATATTGGcaaaattccaagaaatttatcccATTGCACCAACCTCAAACACATTAATTTTGGTCGCAACCTTTTGGATGGGGAAATACCTACAACTCTTGGCACTTTGTCAAAACTCCGAcgcattaattttgaaaataatagtTTGACAGGAAGTATCCCACCTTCTTTCGGCAACTTATCCTCTCTAGAAGTGTTTGTTGTAGCACATAATAACTTGGGTGGGAGTATCCCTCATTCTTTTGGCCAATTGACGAAACTTACTACTTTTTATGTCGAATTTAATAGGTTGTCTGGAAGAATTCCTCCCTCAATCTTCAATTTGTCTTCGTTACAGAAGTTTGATGTAGGAGGCAACCAAATCCAAGGGCACCTACCCTTGGACATAGGAATCACCCTACAAAATATCAAAGTTTTAAGCATTTATGCCAATCAATTTACTGGACCTATCCCTGTTTCAATATCTAATGCCTCAAATCTATGGCTGCTTCAACTTcatgaaaataatttaagtgGAAAAGTTCCTTCTTTGGAGAAGTTAAACAAactttcactattttttatatactttaaCCAGCTTGGAAATGGAGGGGCAAATGACTTGAGTTTTCTCTGTTCTTTGACAAATGCCACATATCTAAGGTTTGTGTTGATACAAGTAAATAACTTTGGGGGAGAGTTGCCCAAGTGCATTGTCAATTTCTCAACTACTCTCACCAAATTGGttctaagtaataataaaatatctgGAAACATTCCTATTGGAATAGGAAATTTGACGAATTTGGATCTACTAGCTATGGAGAACAATAAATTATCAGGTCATATtccttttgaaattgaaaagctACAAAAGTTACAATATTTGGCTTTATCTGCAAACAATTTCTGCGGGAacattccatcttctcttggaaATTTAACTATTTTGACAACTTTGTATTTAGACCATAATAATCTTCAAGGAAGCATCCCCTTAAGTCTAGTCAAGTGTGAAAATATGATTGATTTGGATCTTTCTGAAAACAATCTCAATGGTACAATATCATATCAAGTAATTGGTCTCTCATTCTCAGCAATTTCTCTAGACTTGTCAGCCAACAAATTTACTGGTGTCCTTCCTATAGaagtagaaaatttaaaaaatttagaacgCTTGGATATTTCTGAAAACATGTTGTTTGGAAAAATTCCAACAAGCCTTGGTAGCTGTGTAAAACTAGAATATCTAGCCATGAGTAGCAACTTCTTTCAAGGGGTCATTCCTTCATCTTTGGAATTATTAAGGGGCcttcaacttttagatctttctaaaaacaatttctctggcaatattccaaaatttttggagAGCTTTATCTTCTTGAAGTTATTGAATTTGTCTTATAACAATTTCGAAGGGGAGGTACCAACAAATGGAGTTTTCAAGAACATTAGTGCAACCGTGATTAAGGGAAACAGTAAGTTATGTGGAGGCATGCCAAAGTTTGATCTTCCTGTATGTAAATACAATAAACCCAAGAAGAGGAAGTTGACTCTTTCCTTGAAGCTAATAATCTCTATACTTTGTGGCCTTTTTGGAATAACTTTGGTGATTTCATTTCTACTTCTCTTCtcttttaaaagaaagagaagggaaagtattttaaataattcacAAAATTTACTTTTGAATGTATCTTACCAAAGTCTCCTAAAAGCTACAGATGCATTTTCCTCCACTAATTTAATTGGTGTGGGAAGCTTTGGATCTGTGTATAGAGGAATTCTTGGTCATGATAGATGTATAGTTGCTGTCAAGGTGCTCAACCTTTTGCATCGTGGAGCTTCCAGAAGTTTTATTGCTGAATGTGAGGCTTTGCGAAACATCAGACATCAGAATTTGTTAAAGGTACTCACAGTATGTTCAGGTGTTGACTATCAAGGTCATGATTTCAAAGCTTTAGTATACGAGTTCATGACTAATGGCAGCCTAGACGAGTGGTTGCATCCAATTTCAAGAACAAATGAGGTTCTTGAGGAACAAAGGAATTTGAATCTTCTTCAAAGATTGAATATTGCTATTGATGTTGCAAATGCATTGGAATATCTTCATTATCATTGCCATGCACCAATTGTTCATTGTGACCTCAAGCCTAGCAATGTTCTTCTCGATGATGAAATGATTGGACATGTGGGGGACTTTGGCTTGGCAAGGTTCCTTCTTGAGGCCACCGAGTGTCATGCTAATCAATCAAGCTCTATTGGATTAAGAGGAACAATTGGTTATGCTCCTCCAG AATATGGTTTGGGAAACGAGGTGTCAACTTGTGGTGATGTCTACAGTTatggcatattattattggagATGTTCACAGGAAAAAGGCCTACGGATAACATATTCAAAGACAACTTGAACCTTCATGATTTTGTTAAAGGAGCATTGCCCGAACGAGTCATTAACGTTGTGGATCCTATTATACTTTGGGAAAGAGAAGGTATGGAAACAAGGACAAATGATACTCACATTCAAAATCGAATAGGAAGTCCCAAAATTCTGGAGTGCTTGATTTTGATATTTGGAATTGGAGTGTCTTGTTCTATGGAATCTCCAAGAGAAAGGATGAACATGATTGATGCTGTAGCTCAGTTGCATTTGATTAGAGAGAAACTCCTCAGAACTAGAAGACGTGGAGAAAGAGTAATTTAA